The following DNA comes from Hahella chejuensis KCTC 2396.
ACGTTTGATGCAGGGATCTTGTGCGGAGAGAGGGTGACTCTGCGCTATTTGGAGCATGAAATCCTTCGTAAGATGGGAGATCCAAGAATTCACATGGCGCTTAACTGTGCTTCTATGAGTTGTCCAGACTTGCGTATAGAACCTTACACTGCTAGTAAGCTCCATTTACAGTTAGAGGATCAATCAAAAAAATATTTAATGCAGGATAATAAAGGTATAACCGTTGAAAAAGATGTTATCCACTTATCTAGTATATTTGGTTGGTTTGAGGACGATTTTGAAGTGGTGGGAGGGGTTGAAGCATTTGTTCGTAAGCATCGCCAAGACCTGCCTGAGGATATTAAATTCTCAGCGGACTTGCCGTACAACTGGAATGTTAACGCTATTTTGAATCGCTCAGAATTGAAGAAGGCGTTGGCAAAAAACGATTAGTGATTAGCAGCCCTCATGTTGTCGCACTATGAGGAGTTTGCGATGATTGTTATCGTGCTATCCTGAGCAAGAGAAATTCTGATTAGGGGAGCGCATACAATGGCTGCGCCAAGCGAGCTACAGTTATATCCGTCGGTAATTCATCCAGCAATTCAGAAGTACTGGGATGAGTTTTGTGAGTTGCCGGCCGAAACGTTAAGTGCATTTTCCTCTTATTATCCCGATATTCTCCGCGCCTTTGCAGTTAGTGACTTCCTCGCATTAAATATTCTTAGAGAGCCAGAGTTGGTTCTCAGCTTTTTGCAGTCTTCGCAGCATC
Coding sequences within:
- a CDS encoding DUF547 domain-containing protein; amino-acid sequence: MRINLRSICFLCIAFSVFAASAKEPDWSAYSELLQQYVKPDHKEYMDANFVDYGALKGNEKFSKLVEQIADFPLSDLETPEERMAFYLNGYNILAIKMVVDNWPIVKLKSLGSFFKPVWTFDAGILCGERVTLRYLEHEILRKMGDPRIHMALNCASMSCPDLRIEPYTASKLHLQLEDQSKKYLMQDNKGITVEKDVIHLSSIFGWFEDDFEVVGGVEAFVRKHRQDLPEDIKFSADLPYNWNVNAILNRSELKKALAKND